A genomic window from Sulfurospirillum diekertiae includes:
- a CDS encoding reductive dehalogenase: protein MEKKKPELSRRDFGKIVAGVGVAVTIAPFGGTDAHAKEKASQEIRHQFAMPDGVSPIKINEKYERFNEGHVAFYHPSSVMIPNFKGETKFWVFSMMDQKQNLINTAQHAPGVKAPSVAEARSARAWESAAWTLNEMLGYGKPNRKMHLWDNFKAAKDWPHIYNKAPDEKDPAILTNQIKYVTRLAGADLVGIARLNRNWIFKEAFTTVSDKPEDDNNFITKPINFKDIEKPTETEDEYIIPNSFANVIVSAFAMNRDMMQCLATSMAHAAAALCYSRMVAHDMWICQFIRNQGYYAIPSCNGVGQSVAFAVEAGLGQASRMGTIITPEYGPMVRLSKIFTNMPLIPDKPIDFGVTEFCETCKKCARDCPSKAISEGPQSYEARDIHNANGRYQWHNDHKKCLQYWVESGGDCGICVAVCPFTKGNIWIHDGVEWLIDKTRFLDPVMLGMDDALGYGKTRNVEEVWKGKINTYGLDTSHFKDTETTGKDRVKKS, encoded by the coding sequence ATGGAAAAGAAAAAACCTGAACTTTCACGTAGAGATTTTGGAAAGATAGTTGCTGGCGTTGGTGTTGCGGTTACTATTGCACCATTTGGGGGCACAGATGCTCATGCAAAAGAAAAAGCATCGCAAGAGATTCGTCATCAATTCGCGATGCCAGATGGGGTATCTCCTATCAAAATCAATGAAAAGTATGAAAGATTTAATGAGGGGCATGTGGCATTTTATCATCCCTCTTCAGTGATGATTCCAAACTTCAAAGGAGAAACTAAGTTTTGGGTGTTTTCTATGATGGACCAAAAGCAAAATTTGATTAATACAGCACAACATGCACCTGGCGTTAAAGCTCCAAGTGTTGCTGAGGCAAGATCTGCTAGAGCATGGGAATCAGCTGCGTGGACACTGAATGAAATGCTAGGATATGGAAAGCCAAATAGAAAGATGCATTTATGGGATAATTTTAAAGCAGCAAAGGATTGGCCACATATCTATAACAAAGCACCAGATGAAAAAGATCCTGCCATATTAACAAATCAGATTAAATACGTTACAAGATTAGCAGGGGCTGACTTAGTGGGTATTGCAAGATTGAACCGAAATTGGATCTTTAAAGAGGCTTTTACTACAGTATCAGATAAGCCTGAGGATGATAATAACTTTATCACAAAGCCAATTAACTTTAAAGATATTGAAAAACCAACGGAAACAGAAGATGAATACATTATTCCAAATAGCTTTGCCAATGTTATCGTTTCTGCTTTTGCGATGAACCGTGATATGATGCAGTGTTTGGCTACTTCTATGGCACATGCAGCTGCGGCACTTTGTTACTCTCGTATGGTGGCGCATGATATGTGGATTTGTCAGTTTATTCGTAACCAAGGCTACTATGCAATACCAAGCTGTAATGGTGTTGGACAATCAGTTGCCTTTGCTGTTGAAGCAGGTTTAGGACAAGCTAGTCGTATGGGAACTATCATCACCCCTGAGTATGGACCAATGGTTCGTCTTTCTAAGATCTTTACCAATATGCCTCTTATTCCCGATAAACCAATTGATTTTGGTGTTACAGAGTTTTGTGAAACATGTAAAAAATGTGCAAGAGACTGTCCTTCCAAGGCAATCTCAGAAGGGCCACAATCCTATGAAGCACGAGATATTCATAATGCAAATGGCCGCTACCAATGGCACAATGACCATAAAAAATGTTTACAGTATTGGGTTGAATCGGGCGGAGACTGTGGCATATGTGTAGCTGTTTGCCCCTTTACAAAAGGCAATATTTGGATTCATGATGGCGTTGAATGGTTGATTGATAAAACAAGATTCCTTGATCCTGTAATGCTAGGTATGGATGATGCACTGGGTTATGGTAAAACACGAAATGTAGAAGAAGTATGGAAAGGTAAAATCAATACCTATGGTTTAGATACATCTCACTTTAAAGATACGGAGACAACAGGAAAGGATAGGGTAAAAAAATCATGA
- a CDS encoding sensor histidine kinase, translating into MKFFFLFFLLTLSLFSGVITLNEEKLLLHRNTYLLNENIFIEDALKHSDFIKNNNLSVFLRKQFTKNYWLKIPLKNTLNKELDKTLLFYWKNINLQVYYSKDNKIIETKSVSDGINNGISYYSFIIGPNEESTIYIKVNDHPLVDDFSAAYIINTEQLISEISNYGSVYKHGLLFGILLTILFASLFMYFMTSLKSYFYYVLFVMSIIFITSNLHWSFYSALSPYLEKSILYNIMKVANPFSILMTLTLFTKEFFDLKYKHATINSILNFYMLSCILMVIIQFIFSNGSLIIFYPGILLPGFILIGLIMLKQDKLQASLYSIAMILLIYPLFMESFIRIFNFDGVQNMNNYLQVTSTLCSLCLSIVTHIKLLSILEEKRQFEKEILVRSRFSAMGEMIANIAHQWRQPLSHLSSIVVNIDMHSQLDKLSPKTLQDKLNEMHLQIRHMTNTIEDFMNFFSQKKQKSTFSCKEIIDDSLSFMRTSFESNHIQIYTQCDAMFEINTYKNELIQVIITILTNAKDALKDNPEEDRKIYFKTSKNEISISDNAGGIDSKIIHRIFEPYFSTKLEKNGTGLGLYTAKIIMENNIKGSIQVANNKRGAEFILKLP; encoded by the coding sequence ATGAAGTTCTTCTTTCTTTTTTTTCTTTTGACACTCTCTTTATTTAGTGGCGTAATTACTTTAAATGAAGAGAAACTCTTATTACATCGAAATACGTATCTTTTAAATGAAAATATCTTTATAGAAGATGCTCTCAAGCATAGCGATTTCATCAAAAACAATAACCTTTCCGTTTTTTTAAGAAAGCAATTTACAAAGAACTATTGGTTAAAAATACCTCTCAAAAACACACTCAATAAAGAGCTAGATAAAACACTTCTTTTTTACTGGAAGAATATCAACCTCCAAGTTTACTATAGCAAAGACAATAAAATCATCGAAACTAAGTCTGTAAGTGATGGCATAAACAATGGTATTTCTTACTACTCTTTCATTATAGGACCTAATGAAGAAAGTACCATCTATATCAAAGTCAATGATCACCCATTAGTGGATGATTTTTCTGCTGCTTATATCATCAATACTGAACAACTTATATCAGAAATTAGTAACTATGGGAGCGTTTATAAACATGGTCTTTTATTTGGTATTTTACTTACCATTCTTTTTGCAAGTTTATTTATGTACTTTATGACATCCTTAAAAAGCTACTTTTATTATGTCTTGTTTGTAATGTCCATTATCTTCATTACCTCAAACTTACACTGGAGCTTTTACTCAGCACTGAGTCCATACCTTGAAAAGTCAATACTCTATAACATTATGAAAGTGGCTAATCCTTTTAGTATTTTGATGACACTTACCCTTTTCACCAAAGAGTTTTTTGATCTCAAATATAAGCATGCCACGATTAATAGCATTTTAAATTTTTACATGCTCTCTTGTATACTAATGGTAATTATACAGTTCATCTTTTCAAATGGATCTTTGATTATTTTTTATCCAGGTATATTATTACCAGGTTTTATTTTAATTGGTCTCATTATGTTAAAACAAGACAAACTGCAAGCTTCCCTTTATTCTATCGCGATGATTTTATTAATCTACCCTCTATTTATGGAGTCCTTTATTAGAATATTCAATTTTGATGGTGTACAAAATATGAACAATTACCTTCAAGTCACCAGCACACTATGCTCTTTATGCCTAAGCATTGTAACCCATATAAAGCTACTCTCGATCTTAGAAGAAAAAAGGCAATTTGAAAAAGAGATACTTGTACGCTCACGCTTTAGTGCGATGGGAGAAATGATTGCCAATATTGCCCATCAATGGAGGCAACCACTGAGTCATCTTTCCTCTATCGTTGTCAATATAGACATGCACAGCCAGCTTGATAAACTCTCACCAAAAACCTTACAAGACAAACTCAATGAGATGCATTTGCAGATTCGTCATATGACCAATACCATAGAAGATTTCATGAACTTTTTTTCTCAGAAAAAGCAAAAATCTACTTTTTCATGTAAAGAAATCATTGATGATTCACTCTCTTTTATGCGCACATCCTTTGAAAGCAATCATATTCAAATTTACACACAGTGCGATGCAATGTTTGAAATCAATACATATAAAAATGAACTTATACAAGTCATTATCACCATCTTAACGAATGCAAAAGATGCACTCAAAGATAATCCTGAAGAAGATCGAAAGATTTATTTTAAAACAAGTAAAAATGAGATATCCATTAGCGATAATGCAGGGGGAATTGATAGCAAAATTATTCATCGAATTTTTGAGCCTTATTTTTCAACAAAACTTGAAAAGAATGGAACAGGACTTGGACTCTACACAGCAAAAATCATTATGGAAAATAATATAAAAGGGAGTATTCAAGTTGCAAACAATAAAAGAGGAGCCGAGTTTATCTTAAAACTTCCATAG
- a CDS encoding response regulator transcription factor, translating into MFKNYKVLYAEDDAGIRKNIGEILSLLFDDVLLAQDGEKAYELYQNESPDIMVLDIEMPYLNGLEVAEKIRKSNKNIPIVMATAYTDTAYFLKAVELNLTSYILKPIETSDLKKALKKCEEQLSYSKNSEIHINQSAYYNVGERTLYINNSEVRLTNIEMQFLEYMLKNPNRVINYSEFEYNIWEEGMSGPAIRTLVKDLRKHLTKESIQNIPKVGYKLVLQK; encoded by the coding sequence ATGTTTAAAAACTATAAAGTACTTTATGCAGAAGATGATGCAGGAATTCGTAAAAATATTGGAGAAATTCTTTCTCTTCTTTTTGATGATGTACTTCTAGCACAAGATGGGGAAAAGGCATATGAATTGTATCAAAATGAGTCTCCAGATATCATGGTACTCGATATTGAGATGCCCTATCTTAATGGCTTAGAAGTGGCCGAAAAAATCAGAAAAAGCAATAAAAATATCCCGATTGTCATGGCTACAGCTTATACAGACACGGCATATTTTTTAAAAGCAGTTGAATTAAATCTAACCTCTTATATTTTAAAACCAATAGAAACTTCTGATTTGAAAAAAGCACTTAAAAAATGTGAAGAGCAATTAAGTTATTCTAAAAATAGCGAAATTCACATCAATCAGAGCGCATATTATAATGTAGGTGAACGAACACTGTATATCAATAATAGTGAAGTCAGATTAACGAATATTGAAATGCAATTTCTTGAATATATGTTGAAAAATCCTAATAGAGTTATCAACTATAGTGAATTTGAGTATAATATTTGGGAAGAAGGGATGAGTGGTCCAGCTATTCGAACCCTTGTCAAAGATCTAAGAAAGCACCTAACCAAAGAGAGCATTCAAAATATTCCAAAAGTTGGATACAAGCTGGTTCTTCAAAAATGA
- a CDS encoding DUF4405 domain-containing protein — MFRQVVSLTLLVSLLAVGSSGILMIILNSFEFQFQMHPVHKIFGVLMVLSGSLHLYLNFGSVKKYLNIKKMALFTGVLSIIMVLLYGVGINKPLNIEKIKQMENIAKTLEE, encoded by the coding sequence ATGTTTAGACAAGTAGTATCGTTGACGTTATTGGTTTCATTGCTGGCAGTTGGGAGCTCTGGTATTTTGATGATTATACTGAATAGTTTTGAGTTTCAGTTTCAGATGCATCCTGTTCATAAGATTTTTGGAGTCTTGATGGTTTTATCCGGTAGTCTACACCTGTATCTTAACTTCGGTTCAGTAAAAAAATACTTGAATATAAAAAAGATGGCACTTTTTACAGGAGTATTGAGCATAATAATGGTTTTACTTTATGGTGTAGGTATTAATAAACCATTAAACATAGAAAAAATAAAGCAGATGGAAAATATTGCAAAAACATTAGAAGAGTAA
- a CDS encoding 4Fe-4S dicluster domain-containing protein, whose protein sequence is MNFNRRKFLIYSAEAGAMFGLVGAVPLMSGEHHYLRPPGAIKDDTFYKACIKCGACVSACPTKAVTLIDLCWDVKNIGTPIIDIKNGGCIAWGKECLLCVKACPTDVLSVVKDLKEEKLGLAIIKEEECVNCMVCFLHCPIEGVVLFPNPEVPDKPYTKERDIPTKIKLKDSPLKPYIVKDKCIGCGLCAHYCPPRCIDMIPIADVKKVAKNESN, encoded by the coding sequence ATGAATTTTAATCGAAGAAAATTTTTAATTTACAGCGCAGAAGCAGGAGCGATGTTCGGTCTTGTTGGAGCTGTTCCGTTAATGTCAGGAGAACATCACTACTTACGACCTCCAGGCGCCATTAAAGACGATACTTTTTATAAAGCATGTATTAAATGTGGTGCTTGTGTTTCAGCATGCCCCACTAAAGCGGTGACACTTATTGATCTTTGTTGGGATGTTAAAAATATCGGCACACCTATAATTGATATCAAAAATGGTGGCTGTATTGCTTGGGGAAAAGAGTGTCTTTTATGTGTTAAAGCTTGTCCAACAGATGTTTTGAGTGTAGTTAAAGATTTAAAAGAAGAAAAGCTTGGTCTTGCCATTATAAAAGAAGAAGAGTGTGTGAATTGTATGGTTTGTTTTTTACATTGCCCCATTGAGGGAGTAGTACTCTTTCCAAATCCAGAAGTTCCTGATAAACCTTATACTAAAGAACGTGATATACCTACAAAAATAAAACTCAAAGATTCCCCGTTAAAGCCTTATATTGTTAAAGATAAATGCATTGGGTGTGGATTGTGTGCTCATTATTGTCCTCCACGGTGCATTGATATGATTCCTATAGCAGACGTAAAAAAGGTAGCAAAAAATGAATCAAATTAA
- a CDS encoding 4Fe-4S binding protein — protein MNQINKVINVKKLQIIRKSVHNFSMLSIILGAFGIITVAGTCYVSIGYFRLICPVGFIELSLATHTINTKLIVPFLTISVLLFLAGRSFCSWGCPTSYMGGIIRKMTSNETYKKYTKVKNKVQKYVPQPGMDDIFVMMIGTLIGIFVFQYPLPCTICPLGIISRALIETVNHSTITHFHIALRYDTLLLIIPIVSMFLFVRGWSQVCPVGSLKGLMSTYNKTIVPSTTEACVNCKLCEQVCPVNIGHHRGLPDMSICIKCMLCAEYCPQHAIDIVALYEHKKTKFKEVKDVNVLNTSIETMNKTA, from the coding sequence ATGAATCAAATTAATAAAGTTATTAATGTAAAAAAATTACAAATCATTAGAAAAAGTGTACATAACTTTTCTATGCTAAGCATTATACTAGGTGCATTTGGCATCATAACTGTTGCCGGAACATGTTATGTAAGTATTGGTTATTTTAGGCTTATTTGTCCAGTTGGTTTTATAGAGCTCTCTCTAGCAACACACACTATTAATACAAAACTTATCGTACCTTTTTTAACAATTTCAGTTCTTCTTTTTTTAGCGGGAAGATCGTTTTGTTCTTGGGGTTGTCCTACGTCTTATATGGGCGGAATTATACGTAAAATGACATCTAATGAGACCTATAAAAAATACACTAAAGTAAAAAATAAAGTGCAAAAGTATGTACCGCAACCTGGTATGGATGATATCTTTGTCATGATGATAGGTACATTAATAGGAATATTTGTATTTCAGTATCCACTACCTTGCACAATTTGTCCATTAGGAATCATTTCACGGGCTCTTATTGAAACAGTCAATCATTCTACAATTACGCATTTTCACATTGCACTACGTTATGACACTTTATTGTTAATAATTCCTATCGTATCTATGTTTTTATTTGTAAGAGGTTGGTCACAAGTTTGCCCTGTCGGTTCATTGAAAGGGCTTATGTCAACGTATAACAAGACAATCGTTCCTTCAACAACAGAAGCATGTGTCAACTGTAAGTTATGTGAACAAGTATGTCCTGTTAATATTGGACATCATAGAGGGCTTCCTGATATGAGTATTTGTATCAAATGTATGCTATGTGCAGAATATTGTCCGCAACATGCCATAGACATTGTTGCTTTATACGAGCATAAAAAAACAAAATTTAAAGAAGTAAAAGATGTGAATGTACTGAATACATCCATTGAAACAATGAATAAAACAGCTTAA